One part of the Ziziphus jujuba cultivar Dongzao chromosome 2, ASM3175591v1 genome encodes these proteins:
- the LOC125422652 gene encoding uncharacterized protein LOC125422652, with the protein MSTMENDGGDDSTLWGATNEKIYIDVMVDLINKGGMKDGQFSSKEWTNMLEALNNKSKRNYNMKQIKQKFNRLRSKHREFSELLQQTEFGWDAETNTVNATDEIWQNYIRVHPKATQFRKKGCEHYKLLGIIFNKSTATGVFCHASTSDPPNTDDEMELEAESAHVNISRDDPFSTLDKLTSNLRKRTTSSSSECRSKKETRSQQMSDAIQTWTETVKAKTEVAKAKAEKYKSSYSVDDNSIGNAKDCSIATCVSLLEAIDGVDNATYLKAVEKLREMICSNECYVCLHLVNGVLDYWMKCIGAIDGTHISAHVPAEKQVSYRGRKSIVTQNVLCACNFNMMFTFVYAGEYYVVDSGFSCTMGFLPPFRGERYHLQEYHGRGRQPRGPKELFNYRHSSLRNVIERCFGVLKARFRILKMMPSYKQSRQPLIVIACCTLHNFIRKWAQNDVMFIQWEEEEQEIEDEEANTSGSNNSIDLSDEAATAMAAYRNQLSQVQVGLHRIGLYWYSLILEEKALELRDNGQNRDQRRRPHYD; encoded by the exons ATGTCAACTATGGAAAATGACGGTGGTGATGATTCAACTCTATGGGGTGCTACCAATGAAAAGATTTATATAGATGTTATGGTAGATTTAATAAACAAAGGTGGTATGAAAGATGGTCAGTTCAGTTCAAAGGAATGGACTAATATGCTTGAAGCTCTGAATAATAAGTCTAAAAGAAACTACAACATGAAGCAAATTAAGCAGAAATTCAATAGGCTTCGAAGTAAGCATCGTGAGTTTAGTGAGCTGTTGCAACAAACTGAATTTGGTTGGGATGCTGAAACTAATACTGTGAATGCTACAGATGAAATATGGCAAAACTATATACGG GTGCATCCTAAAGCAACTCAATTTCGAAAGAAAGGATGTGAGCATTACAAGCTATTAGGAATTATATTTAACAAGTCAACTGCTACTGGAGTGTTTTGTCACGCATCTACTAGTGATCCACCCAATACTGATGATGAGATGGAATTGGAGGCTGAGAGTGCACATGTTAACATTAGTCGTGATGATCCCTTTTCTACTCTCGATAAATTAACAAGCAATTTGAGGAAACGCACTACATCATCTAGCTCAGAATGTagaagtaaaaaggaaactagGTCACAACAAATGAGTGATGCAATCCAAACATGGACTGAGACAGTAAAGGCAAAGACAGAAGTTGCTAAAGCTAAggcagaaaaatataaaagttcctATAGTGTGGATGATAATAGTATTGGTAATGCAAAAGATTGTTCCATTGCTACATGTGTGAGCCTTCTTGAAGCAATAGATGGAGTTGACAATGCTACTTATCTTAAAGCAGTAGAAAAGTTGAGAGAG ATGATATGTTCAAATGAATGCTATGTTTGCCTACACTTGGTTAATGGTGTGCTTGATTATTGGATG aaATGTATTGGTGCAATTGATGGCACACATATAAGCGCACATGTTCCTGCTGAAAAGCAAGTTAGCTATAGAGGGAGAAAATCTATAGTGACTCAAAATGTTTTATGTGCATGCAATTTCAACATGATGTTTACTTTCGTTTATGCTG GTGAGTATTATGTTGTTGATTCTGGATTTTCATGTACCATGGGTTTTCTTCCTCCATTTCGAGGTGAAAGATATCATTTGCAAGAATATCATGGTAGAGGTCGCCAACCAAGAGGACCAAAAGAATTGTTTAATTATAGGCATTCTTCACTTAGAAATGTTATTGAACGTTGCTTTGGTGTGTTGAAAGCGCGGTTtcgaattttgaaaatgatgcCATCTTACAAGCAAAGTAGACAACCTCTGATAGTTATAGCTTGTTGTACACTACATAATTTCATTCGAAAGTGGGCACAAAATGATGTTATGTTTATAcaatgggaagaagaagaacaagagattgaagatgaagaagctaATACAAGTGGATCAAACAATAGTATAGATTTGTCAGACGAAGCAGCAACAGCTATGGCAGCTTATCGAAATCAGCTTTCACAA GTCCAGGTGGGTCTCCATCGCAT